The following coding sequences lie in one Arachis hypogaea cultivar Tifrunner chromosome 9, arahy.Tifrunner.gnm2.J5K5, whole genome shotgun sequence genomic window:
- the LOC112712086 gene encoding uncharacterized protein isoform X5, which yields MRSRRLSFGEKSIGNVQVKPLPVPEPVPGSSSKCSSSCARKRSSPNTGWGFVGADADEVASYGSCQSSHAPKTQDCEALAMSMVTSVSGMQTEMRKLSATLSRHDALVQEVRDAIKLLQRANSAISLNPVSFGHCATCRCCTGEATPTSKKRTIDSHVRTPGEGKGPSSRPTIDTKFTVDHMPFRSSRKEKPARKNVRPRKKSQPSPSPEVVDLTTEDVWDSPKCRKTPKEGNRCIPWSTRNQSDYNPAANEDLLDGWQGMAMKRPQIPRAMNLAFQPQNEMNLSPVELAVAAYVFCRDFSHSEILVDVGDCIANRAALMTLVPRAEVVDDQVLNVVVRMLTRTSKQTQWFLPTSIMQAALEGRTLTSGTATSIRNNYMRCKVDRVTRIHQPMWCDGHWYLMIIDVPRMKLIYLDSLRDPAQAEARKIGMTRVALYLEGLTLGQSWLAGNCSVRPRFSTFEFEEPELPQQDPKSMDCGVWVAQWMIRDHLWQNYSVQNVSSATRMRLAVDLVMKSHNEMARDIVAKAVAHWQVEAE from the exons AT GCGCTCACGTCGATTGTCCTTCGGTGAGAAGTCGATCGGAAATGTTCAGGTCAAACCGCTTCCCGTACCGGAACCGGTGCCTGGTTCGAGTTCCAAATGTTCCTCGTCGTGTGCCAGGAAGAGGTCGTCTCCTAACACTGGCTG GGGCTTCGTAGGAGCAGATGCGGATGAAGTCGCGTCATATGGAAGTTGCCAATCCTCCCATGCTCCCAAAACCCAG GACTGCGAAGCCCTCGCGATGAGCATGGTGACAAGTGTATCCGGGATGCAAACGGAGATGAGAAAACTTTCGGCAACGCTGTCCCGGCATGATGCCCTTGTACAAGAAGTGAGGGATGCCATCAAACTGCTGCAAAGAGCCAATTCTGCTATTTCCCTGAATCCGGTTTCATTTGGGCACTGCGCCACTTGCAGGTGCTGCACGGGGGAGGCCACGCCGACTTCAAAGAAGAGGACCATCGACAGCCACGTTCGAACTCCTGGAGAGGGCAAGGGTCCGTCATCCCGTCCTACTATCGACACAAAGTTCACGGTTGACCATATGCCTTTCAGATCTTCGCGGAAGGAGAAACCCGCAAGAAAGAATGTCCGGCCCCGGAAAAAATCCCAACCAAGCCCCTCGCCGGAAGTG GTCGATTTGACTACCGAGGATGTCTGGGATAGCCCAAAATGCAGGAAAACACCTAAAGAAGGCAACAGATGCATTCCTTGGTCCACTAGGAATCAGAGCGATTACAATCCCGCTGCGAACGAGGACCTGCTCGATGGTTGGCAGGGGATGGCGATGAAACGCCCACAAATTCCCCGA GCCATGAACCTTGCATTTCAGCCGCAGAACGAGATGAATCTTTCTCCAGTTGAGCTGGCCGTGGCGGCTTATGTCTTCTGCAGGGATTTTTCCCACAG CGAAATACTGGTGGATGTCGGCGACTGCATAGCTAACAGGGCAGCCCTGATGACCCTTGTTCCGAGAGCGGAAGTTGTGGACGAT CAGGTTCTAAATGTGGTCGTCCGGATGCTCACACGGACTTCAAAACAAACTCAATGGTTCCTCCCCACAAGCATCATG CAGGCCGCACTCGAAGGCCGAACGCTTACCTCAGGAACTGCCACCTCGATTCGTAACAACTACATGCGGTGCAAGGTGGACAGGGTCACGAGG ATACATCAACCCATGTGGTGTGATGGTCACTGGTATCTCATGATAATTGATGTACCCCGCATGAAACTCATTTACCTGGACTCCCTTCGAGATCCTGCCCAAGCAGAAGCAAGGAAGATCGGCATGACGCGCGTG GCGTTGTACCTTGAAGGGCTGACGTTGGGACAATCTTGGCTCGCTGGCAACTGTTCCGTTCGACCCAGGTTTTCCACATTTGAATTCGAAGAACCTGAACTGCCCCAGCAGGATCCCAAATC AATGGACTGCGGCGTGTGGGTGGCACAGTGGATGATTAGGGACCATCTGTGGCAGAATTATAGTGTGCAG AACGTCAGCAGCGCAACGCGTATGCGGTTGGCGGTAGATCTGGTGATGAAGTCGCACAACGAAATGGCTAGGGACATCGTTGCCAAAGCCGTTGCTCACTGGCAGGTGGAGGCCGAGTAG
- the LOC112712086 gene encoding uncharacterized protein isoform X1: protein MLTGEIRGFGRRSRRLSFGEKSIGNVQVKPLPVPEPVPGSSSKCSSSCARKRSSPNTGWGFVGADADEVASYGSCQSSHAPKTQDCEALAMSMVTSVSGMQTEMRKLSATLSRHDALVQEVRDAIKLLQRANSAISLNPVSFGHCATCRCCTGEATPTSKKRTIDSHVRTPGEGKGPSSRPTIDTKFTVDHMPFRSSRKEKPARKNVRPRKKSQPSPSPEVVDLTTEDVWDSPKCRKTPKEGNRCIPWSTRNQSDYNPAANEDLLDGWQGMAMKRPQIPRAMNLAFQPQNEMNLSPVELAVAAYVFCRDFSHSEILVDVGDCIANRAALMTLVPRAEVVDDQVLNVVVRMLTRTSKQTQWFLPTSIMQAALEGRTLTSGTATSIRNNYMRCKVDRVTRIHQPMWCDGHWYLMIIDVPRMKLIYLDSLRDPAQAEARKIGMTRVALYLEGLTLGQSWLAGNCSVRPRFSTFEFEEPELPQQDPKSMDCGVWVAQWMIRDHLWQNYSVQNVSSATRMRLAVDLVMKSHNEMARDIVAKAVAHWQVEAE from the exons ATGCTAACTGGTGAAATTCGTGGGTTTGGCAGGCGCTCACGTCGATTGTCCTTCGGTGAGAAGTCGATCGGAAATGTTCAGGTCAAACCGCTTCCCGTACCGGAACCGGTGCCTGGTTCGAGTTCCAAATGTTCCTCGTCGTGTGCCAGGAAGAGGTCGTCTCCTAACACTGGCTG GGGCTTCGTAGGAGCAGATGCGGATGAAGTCGCGTCATATGGAAGTTGCCAATCCTCCCATGCTCCCAAAACCCAG GACTGCGAAGCCCTCGCGATGAGCATGGTGACAAGTGTATCCGGGATGCAAACGGAGATGAGAAAACTTTCGGCAACGCTGTCCCGGCATGATGCCCTTGTACAAGAAGTGAGGGATGCCATCAAACTGCTGCAAAGAGCCAATTCTGCTATTTCCCTGAATCCGGTTTCATTTGGGCACTGCGCCACTTGCAGGTGCTGCACGGGGGAGGCCACGCCGACTTCAAAGAAGAGGACCATCGACAGCCACGTTCGAACTCCTGGAGAGGGCAAGGGTCCGTCATCCCGTCCTACTATCGACACAAAGTTCACGGTTGACCATATGCCTTTCAGATCTTCGCGGAAGGAGAAACCCGCAAGAAAGAATGTCCGGCCCCGGAAAAAATCCCAACCAAGCCCCTCGCCGGAAGTG GTCGATTTGACTACCGAGGATGTCTGGGATAGCCCAAAATGCAGGAAAACACCTAAAGAAGGCAACAGATGCATTCCTTGGTCCACTAGGAATCAGAGCGATTACAATCCCGCTGCGAACGAGGACCTGCTCGATGGTTGGCAGGGGATGGCGATGAAACGCCCACAAATTCCCCGA GCCATGAACCTTGCATTTCAGCCGCAGAACGAGATGAATCTTTCTCCAGTTGAGCTGGCCGTGGCGGCTTATGTCTTCTGCAGGGATTTTTCCCACAG CGAAATACTGGTGGATGTCGGCGACTGCATAGCTAACAGGGCAGCCCTGATGACCCTTGTTCCGAGAGCGGAAGTTGTGGACGAT CAGGTTCTAAATGTGGTCGTCCGGATGCTCACACGGACTTCAAAACAAACTCAATGGTTCCTCCCCACAAGCATCATG CAGGCCGCACTCGAAGGCCGAACGCTTACCTCAGGAACTGCCACCTCGATTCGTAACAACTACATGCGGTGCAAGGTGGACAGGGTCACGAGG ATACATCAACCCATGTGGTGTGATGGTCACTGGTATCTCATGATAATTGATGTACCCCGCATGAAACTCATTTACCTGGACTCCCTTCGAGATCCTGCCCAAGCAGAAGCAAGGAAGATCGGCATGACGCGCGTG GCGTTGTACCTTGAAGGGCTGACGTTGGGACAATCTTGGCTCGCTGGCAACTGTTCCGTTCGACCCAGGTTTTCCACATTTGAATTCGAAGAACCTGAACTGCCCCAGCAGGATCCCAAATC AATGGACTGCGGCGTGTGGGTGGCACAGTGGATGATTAGGGACCATCTGTGGCAGAATTATAGTGTGCAG AACGTCAGCAGCGCAACGCGTATGCGGTTGGCGGTAGATCTGGTGATGAAGTCGCACAACGAAATGGCTAGGGACATCGTTGCCAAAGCCGTTGCTCACTGGCAGGTGGAGGCCGAGTAG
- the LOC112712086 gene encoding uncharacterized protein isoform X3 — protein MLTGEIRGFGRRSRRLSFGEKSIGNVQVKPLPVPEPVPGSSSKCSSSCARKRSSPNTGWGFVGADADEVASYGSCQSSHAPKTQDCEALAMSMVTSVSGMQTEMRKLSATLSRHDALVQEVRDAIKLLQRANSAISLNPVSFGHCATCRCCTGEATPTSKKRTIDSHVRTPGEGKGPSSRPTIDTKFTVDHMPFRSSRKEKPARKNVRPRKKSQPSPSPEVVDLTTEDVWDSPKCRKTPKEGNRCIPWSTRNQSDYNPAANEDLLDGWQGMAMKRPQIPRAMNLAFQPQNEMNLSPVELAVAAYVFCRDFSHSEILVDVGDCIANRAALMTLVPRAEVVDDQVLNVVVRMLTRTSKQTQWFLPTSIMAALEGRTLTSGTATSIRNNYMRCKVDRVTRIHQPMWCDGHWYLMIIDVPRMKLIYLDSLRDPAQAEARKIGMTRVALYLEGLTLGQSWLAGNCSVRPRFSTFEFEEPELPQQDPKSMDCGVWVAQWMIRDHLWQNYSVQNVSSATRMRLAVDLVMKSHNEMARDIVAKAVAHWQVEAE, from the exons ATGCTAACTGGTGAAATTCGTGGGTTTGGCAGGCGCTCACGTCGATTGTCCTTCGGTGAGAAGTCGATCGGAAATGTTCAGGTCAAACCGCTTCCCGTACCGGAACCGGTGCCTGGTTCGAGTTCCAAATGTTCCTCGTCGTGTGCCAGGAAGAGGTCGTCTCCTAACACTGGCTG GGGCTTCGTAGGAGCAGATGCGGATGAAGTCGCGTCATATGGAAGTTGCCAATCCTCCCATGCTCCCAAAACCCAG GACTGCGAAGCCCTCGCGATGAGCATGGTGACAAGTGTATCCGGGATGCAAACGGAGATGAGAAAACTTTCGGCAACGCTGTCCCGGCATGATGCCCTTGTACAAGAAGTGAGGGATGCCATCAAACTGCTGCAAAGAGCCAATTCTGCTATTTCCCTGAATCCGGTTTCATTTGGGCACTGCGCCACTTGCAGGTGCTGCACGGGGGAGGCCACGCCGACTTCAAAGAAGAGGACCATCGACAGCCACGTTCGAACTCCTGGAGAGGGCAAGGGTCCGTCATCCCGTCCTACTATCGACACAAAGTTCACGGTTGACCATATGCCTTTCAGATCTTCGCGGAAGGAGAAACCCGCAAGAAAGAATGTCCGGCCCCGGAAAAAATCCCAACCAAGCCCCTCGCCGGAAGTG GTCGATTTGACTACCGAGGATGTCTGGGATAGCCCAAAATGCAGGAAAACACCTAAAGAAGGCAACAGATGCATTCCTTGGTCCACTAGGAATCAGAGCGATTACAATCCCGCTGCGAACGAGGACCTGCTCGATGGTTGGCAGGGGATGGCGATGAAACGCCCACAAATTCCCCGA GCCATGAACCTTGCATTTCAGCCGCAGAACGAGATGAATCTTTCTCCAGTTGAGCTGGCCGTGGCGGCTTATGTCTTCTGCAGGGATTTTTCCCACAG CGAAATACTGGTGGATGTCGGCGACTGCATAGCTAACAGGGCAGCCCTGATGACCCTTGTTCCGAGAGCGGAAGTTGTGGACGAT CAGGTTCTAAATGTGGTCGTCCGGATGCTCACACGGACTTCAAAACAAACTCAATGGTTCCTCCCCACAAGCATCATG GCCGCACTCGAAGGCCGAACGCTTACCTCAGGAACTGCCACCTCGATTCGTAACAACTACATGCGGTGCAAGGTGGACAGGGTCACGAGG ATACATCAACCCATGTGGTGTGATGGTCACTGGTATCTCATGATAATTGATGTACCCCGCATGAAACTCATTTACCTGGACTCCCTTCGAGATCCTGCCCAAGCAGAAGCAAGGAAGATCGGCATGACGCGCGTG GCGTTGTACCTTGAAGGGCTGACGTTGGGACAATCTTGGCTCGCTGGCAACTGTTCCGTTCGACCCAGGTTTTCCACATTTGAATTCGAAGAACCTGAACTGCCCCAGCAGGATCCCAAATC AATGGACTGCGGCGTGTGGGTGGCACAGTGGATGATTAGGGACCATCTGTGGCAGAATTATAGTGTGCAG AACGTCAGCAGCGCAACGCGTATGCGGTTGGCGGTAGATCTGGTGATGAAGTCGCACAACGAAATGGCTAGGGACATCGTTGCCAAAGCCGTTGCTCACTGGCAGGTGGAGGCCGAGTAG
- the LOC112712086 gene encoding uncharacterized protein isoform X2, which translates to MLTGEIRGFGRRSRRLSFGEKSIGNVQVKPLPVPEPVPGSSSKCSSSCARKRSSPNTGWGFVGADADEVASYGSCQSSHAPKTQDCEALAMSMVTSVSGMQTEMRKLSATLSRHDALVQEVRDAIKLLQRANSAISLNPVSFGHCATCRCCTGEATPTSKKRTIDSHVRTPGEGKGPSSRPTIDTKFTVDHMPFRSSRKEKPARKNVRPRKKSQPSPSPEVVDLTTEDVWDSPKCRKTPKEGNRCIPWSTRNQSDYNPAANEDLLDGWQGMAMKRPQIPRAMNLAFQPQNEMNLSPVELAVAAYVFCRDFSHSEILVDVGDCIANRAALMTLVPRAEVVDDVLNVVVRMLTRTSKQTQWFLPTSIMQAALEGRTLTSGTATSIRNNYMRCKVDRVTRIHQPMWCDGHWYLMIIDVPRMKLIYLDSLRDPAQAEARKIGMTRVALYLEGLTLGQSWLAGNCSVRPRFSTFEFEEPELPQQDPKSMDCGVWVAQWMIRDHLWQNYSVQNVSSATRMRLAVDLVMKSHNEMARDIVAKAVAHWQVEAE; encoded by the exons ATGCTAACTGGTGAAATTCGTGGGTTTGGCAGGCGCTCACGTCGATTGTCCTTCGGTGAGAAGTCGATCGGAAATGTTCAGGTCAAACCGCTTCCCGTACCGGAACCGGTGCCTGGTTCGAGTTCCAAATGTTCCTCGTCGTGTGCCAGGAAGAGGTCGTCTCCTAACACTGGCTG GGGCTTCGTAGGAGCAGATGCGGATGAAGTCGCGTCATATGGAAGTTGCCAATCCTCCCATGCTCCCAAAACCCAG GACTGCGAAGCCCTCGCGATGAGCATGGTGACAAGTGTATCCGGGATGCAAACGGAGATGAGAAAACTTTCGGCAACGCTGTCCCGGCATGATGCCCTTGTACAAGAAGTGAGGGATGCCATCAAACTGCTGCAAAGAGCCAATTCTGCTATTTCCCTGAATCCGGTTTCATTTGGGCACTGCGCCACTTGCAGGTGCTGCACGGGGGAGGCCACGCCGACTTCAAAGAAGAGGACCATCGACAGCCACGTTCGAACTCCTGGAGAGGGCAAGGGTCCGTCATCCCGTCCTACTATCGACACAAAGTTCACGGTTGACCATATGCCTTTCAGATCTTCGCGGAAGGAGAAACCCGCAAGAAAGAATGTCCGGCCCCGGAAAAAATCCCAACCAAGCCCCTCGCCGGAAGTG GTCGATTTGACTACCGAGGATGTCTGGGATAGCCCAAAATGCAGGAAAACACCTAAAGAAGGCAACAGATGCATTCCTTGGTCCACTAGGAATCAGAGCGATTACAATCCCGCTGCGAACGAGGACCTGCTCGATGGTTGGCAGGGGATGGCGATGAAACGCCCACAAATTCCCCGA GCCATGAACCTTGCATTTCAGCCGCAGAACGAGATGAATCTTTCTCCAGTTGAGCTGGCCGTGGCGGCTTATGTCTTCTGCAGGGATTTTTCCCACAG CGAAATACTGGTGGATGTCGGCGACTGCATAGCTAACAGGGCAGCCCTGATGACCCTTGTTCCGAGAGCGGAAGTTGTGGACGAT GTTCTAAATGTGGTCGTCCGGATGCTCACACGGACTTCAAAACAAACTCAATGGTTCCTCCCCACAAGCATCATG CAGGCCGCACTCGAAGGCCGAACGCTTACCTCAGGAACTGCCACCTCGATTCGTAACAACTACATGCGGTGCAAGGTGGACAGGGTCACGAGG ATACATCAACCCATGTGGTGTGATGGTCACTGGTATCTCATGATAATTGATGTACCCCGCATGAAACTCATTTACCTGGACTCCCTTCGAGATCCTGCCCAAGCAGAAGCAAGGAAGATCGGCATGACGCGCGTG GCGTTGTACCTTGAAGGGCTGACGTTGGGACAATCTTGGCTCGCTGGCAACTGTTCCGTTCGACCCAGGTTTTCCACATTTGAATTCGAAGAACCTGAACTGCCCCAGCAGGATCCCAAATC AATGGACTGCGGCGTGTGGGTGGCACAGTGGATGATTAGGGACCATCTGTGGCAGAATTATAGTGTGCAG AACGTCAGCAGCGCAACGCGTATGCGGTTGGCGGTAGATCTGGTGATGAAGTCGCACAACGAAATGGCTAGGGACATCGTTGCCAAAGCCGTTGCTCACTGGCAGGTGGAGGCCGAGTAG
- the LOC112712086 gene encoding uncharacterized protein isoform X4 gives MLTGEIRGFGRRSRRLSFGEKSIGNVQVKPLPVPEPVPGSSSKCSSSCARKRSSPNTGWGFVGADADEVASYGSCQSSHAPKTQDCEALAMSMVTSVSGMQTEMRKLSATLSRHDALVQEVRDAIKLLQRANSAISLNPVSFGHCATCRCCTGEATPTSKKRTIDSHVRTPGEGKGPSSRPTIDTKFTVDHMPFRSSRKEKPARKNVRPRKKSQPSPSPEVVDLTTEDVWDSPKCRKTPKEGNRCIPWSTRNQSDYNPAANEDLLDGWQGMAMKRPQIPRAMNLAFQPQNEMNLSPVELAVAAYVFCRDFSHSEILVDVGDCIANRAALMTLVPRAEVVDDVLNVVVRMLTRTSKQTQWFLPTSIMAALEGRTLTSGTATSIRNNYMRCKVDRVTRIHQPMWCDGHWYLMIIDVPRMKLIYLDSLRDPAQAEARKIGMTRVALYLEGLTLGQSWLAGNCSVRPRFSTFEFEEPELPQQDPKSMDCGVWVAQWMIRDHLWQNYSVQNVSSATRMRLAVDLVMKSHNEMARDIVAKAVAHWQVEAE, from the exons ATGCTAACTGGTGAAATTCGTGGGTTTGGCAGGCGCTCACGTCGATTGTCCTTCGGTGAGAAGTCGATCGGAAATGTTCAGGTCAAACCGCTTCCCGTACCGGAACCGGTGCCTGGTTCGAGTTCCAAATGTTCCTCGTCGTGTGCCAGGAAGAGGTCGTCTCCTAACACTGGCTG GGGCTTCGTAGGAGCAGATGCGGATGAAGTCGCGTCATATGGAAGTTGCCAATCCTCCCATGCTCCCAAAACCCAG GACTGCGAAGCCCTCGCGATGAGCATGGTGACAAGTGTATCCGGGATGCAAACGGAGATGAGAAAACTTTCGGCAACGCTGTCCCGGCATGATGCCCTTGTACAAGAAGTGAGGGATGCCATCAAACTGCTGCAAAGAGCCAATTCTGCTATTTCCCTGAATCCGGTTTCATTTGGGCACTGCGCCACTTGCAGGTGCTGCACGGGGGAGGCCACGCCGACTTCAAAGAAGAGGACCATCGACAGCCACGTTCGAACTCCTGGAGAGGGCAAGGGTCCGTCATCCCGTCCTACTATCGACACAAAGTTCACGGTTGACCATATGCCTTTCAGATCTTCGCGGAAGGAGAAACCCGCAAGAAAGAATGTCCGGCCCCGGAAAAAATCCCAACCAAGCCCCTCGCCGGAAGTG GTCGATTTGACTACCGAGGATGTCTGGGATAGCCCAAAATGCAGGAAAACACCTAAAGAAGGCAACAGATGCATTCCTTGGTCCACTAGGAATCAGAGCGATTACAATCCCGCTGCGAACGAGGACCTGCTCGATGGTTGGCAGGGGATGGCGATGAAACGCCCACAAATTCCCCGA GCCATGAACCTTGCATTTCAGCCGCAGAACGAGATGAATCTTTCTCCAGTTGAGCTGGCCGTGGCGGCTTATGTCTTCTGCAGGGATTTTTCCCACAG CGAAATACTGGTGGATGTCGGCGACTGCATAGCTAACAGGGCAGCCCTGATGACCCTTGTTCCGAGAGCGGAAGTTGTGGACGAT GTTCTAAATGTGGTCGTCCGGATGCTCACACGGACTTCAAAACAAACTCAATGGTTCCTCCCCACAAGCATCATG GCCGCACTCGAAGGCCGAACGCTTACCTCAGGAACTGCCACCTCGATTCGTAACAACTACATGCGGTGCAAGGTGGACAGGGTCACGAGG ATACATCAACCCATGTGGTGTGATGGTCACTGGTATCTCATGATAATTGATGTACCCCGCATGAAACTCATTTACCTGGACTCCCTTCGAGATCCTGCCCAAGCAGAAGCAAGGAAGATCGGCATGACGCGCGTG GCGTTGTACCTTGAAGGGCTGACGTTGGGACAATCTTGGCTCGCTGGCAACTGTTCCGTTCGACCCAGGTTTTCCACATTTGAATTCGAAGAACCTGAACTGCCCCAGCAGGATCCCAAATC AATGGACTGCGGCGTGTGGGTGGCACAGTGGATGATTAGGGACCATCTGTGGCAGAATTATAGTGTGCAG AACGTCAGCAGCGCAACGCGTATGCGGTTGGCGGTAGATCTGGTGATGAAGTCGCACAACGAAATGGCTAGGGACATCGTTGCCAAAGCCGTTGCTCACTGGCAGGTGGAGGCCGAGTAG
- the LOC112712088 gene encoding large ribosomal subunit protein uL15c: MAVSASLIPVSSTTTTSLAFAFPSLACPFKGSLKKLNSTPCGYTATLRVQLRRPLSVVNKAASAPAPAAGTSSVRFRLDNLGPQPGSRKKAKRKGRGISAGQGASCGFGMRGQKSRSGPGVRKGFEGGQMPLYRRIPKLRGIAGGMRAGLPKYVHVNLRDIEDARFKDGEEVSLETLKEKGVINPSGRERKLPLKILGEGELSKKLTFKARAFSTSAKEKLESAGCSLTVLPGRKKWVKPSVAKNLARAEEYFAKKRAAAAASEPASA, encoded by the exons ATGGCAGTTTCAGCTTCTCTAATTCCGGTATCATCCACCACCACGACTTCGCTTGCATTCGCATTTCCGTCTCTTGCTTGTCCATTCAAG GGATCCCTCAAGAAGTTGAACTCCACACCATGCGGCTACACGGCAACGCTCAGGGTGCAGCTCAGAAGACCCCTCTCGGTAGTGAACAAGGCGGCTTCTGCCCCTGCCCCTGCGGCGGGGACTTCGAGCGTGCGGTTCAGGCTTGACAACCTGGGCCCGCAACCGGGTTCGAGGAAGAAGGCGAAGAGAAAGGGAAGAGGCATATCGGCGGGGCAAGGCGCAAGCTGTGGTTTTGGGATGAGGGGTCAGAAGTCACGGTCTGGCCCCGGCGTCAGGAAGGGTTTCGAGGGTGGTCAGATGCCCCTTTACCGTCGAATCCCCAAACTTCGAGGAATTGCTGGCG GTATGCGTGCTGGGCTACCAAAATATGTCCATGTAAATCTGAGGGACATAGAGGATGCTAGATTTAAGGATGGTGAAGAGGTGTCTCTTGAAACTCTAAAGGAGAAGGGTGTGATTAATCCATCAGGAAGAGAAAGGAAACTTCCTTTGAAG ATTTTAGGTGAAGGAGAGCTTAGTAAGAAGTTGACATTTAAAGCCCGTGCTTTTTCAACATCCGCAAAGGAGAAACTAGAGAGTGCTGGTTGTTCCCTCACTGTGCTGCCTGGCCGTAAGAAATGGGTTAAGCCATCTGTTGCTAAAAACCTTGCGCGTGCTGAAGAATACTTCGCCAAGAAGCGAGCTGCTGCAGCTGCATCTGAACCAGCTTCCGCATGA
- the LOC112712089 gene encoding uncharacterized protein, which yields MEDMFAMIQQQNVVASSRQDLSCVVCPKPRRLGLLNLAATANDHPSRSFRWHLSCQAEPCDSKSAGSSPLDTILTKGDFDMEEESWPQVASSPPFFCGSPPSRVANPLIQDARFGNENFSPLSPSSWVVVPSPSGLPPSPSNSARKGGCVRANFGNNPAVRIEGFDCLDRDRRNCSIPALA from the exons ATGGAGGATATGTTTGCCATGATCCAGCAGCAAAACGTCGTCGCATCATCACGCCAAGACTTGAGCTGCGTGGTTTGTCCCAAGCCCCGCCGACTCGGCCTCCTCAACCTTGCCGCCACCGCCAACGACCATCCTTCCAGATCCTTCCGGTGGCATCTCAG TTGCCAGGCGGAGCCATGTGATTCAAAATCTGCCGGGTCAAGTCCTCTGGACACAATCCTTACCaaa GGTGATTTTGACATGGAGGAGGAATCATGGCCACAGGTTGCATCGTCTCCCCCATTTTTCTGCGGGTCACCGCCGAGCAGAGTAGCTAACCCACTGATTCAGGATGCTCGATTTGGGAATGAGAATTTCTCGCCTCTCTCCCCATCATCGTGGGTGGTGGTTCCCTCTCCGTCGGGGCTGCCACCCTCTCCTTCCAACTCTGCCAGGAAAGGAGGCTGCGTTCGAGCCAATTTTGGTAACAATCCGGCCGTCAGGATCGAGGGGTTTGATTGCCTCGACAGGGATAGGCGAAATTGCAGCATCCCTGCTCTGGCTTAA